Below is a window of Arabidopsis thaliana chromosome 2, partial sequence DNA.
AGTATGGATAATTCTTCCAAGTTTCCTTCAGAGCCAGACAAGTTAATGACAGGTGGATCTATTGGCTTAGAAAACGAAGGTGTGTTGGACTGTGCATCAAAAGTgtccaagaaaaagaaaattcagaagaaaagaaaggtgATTTTTAGATTCTTCAATCTTATGAGATTATTTGTAGTTTGCTAGCCCTGGCGGAAAGATCTGATTGATTATCTTGTGTTTAAAGGTATACTGTGGGCCAGAGGATGCAACAAACAGGTCAGAAGAACTTCGCCAAGAAACCGTTAGTAATCTGATTTTGCCATGCTATTATATCTGAAATCTCCCATTTTCTTAGCAGTGTTATTATTCATGGCAAATTATTTTCATCCAAATACTTGAAATTAGTCCATGCACCCTGATACTATTAGGCTTATTTTTCATGTGCAGGAACAAGTTAGCTCCAGAGCTCCTACGTTTGAGAATTGTTACATTCCTCAAGCAAATATGGAAGAGCCCGAACTAGGCTCCCGTGCAACAACTCTTGGGGTCTATTATTCAACACAACAAACTAATCAAGGAGTGGGTGCACATTATTACTCTGTCATTTTGTTGTCtaacaatttttatattactgtTTCATTGAAATTGATACACTGTTCTTGTTATTCTGGCAGTTCCCATCGATTTCTTCCATCCAGAATGGTTACTATGGACATCCGCCAACCATACAAGCTATGGTGAAATGCTTTATCTATCTCATTTTTAGTTTCAAAGCTTTTGTTATAACACATGCAAATCCATATCCGTAACCAATATCCAATCGCTTGACATAGTCTGATGAAGTTTTTGGTAGTTAAGATAAAGCTCGAGACTGATATTTCATATACTGGATGATTTAGGGAAACTTGCATTCTATTCATGAACGAATGAGTCAATACGAGACACAACCAAGCATGCAAGGAGCTGTGAGTTGATGTTCTATGctatttaagtatttttcgggagatatatatatcttattgtTCTCCTCCTCCCGAGTCAAGTTGTTCTAAGAAAGAAGGATCTATTTCATTTTGTGGATTGTCTAGTTTCAGGGACAGACGGGGTTTAGGGGAAGCGCTATCCGTGGCTGCTATGACATCGAAGAAACTCTGCACGACATGGTATGTAATCTTGTGACGTTAGTAAAAACGCTCTAAtgttacaaaagaaagaaagagaaaacgaaCCCAATTCctcaaaatgttttcttttgacaaTGTCAACTTCTTCCTTCTCGGGTTTTTATCAGTTTGATTGAAGCGAGACTGCGAAATTCCTCTGTTTACAGTAGAAAATGTGATCAGCCCTATTTATAACCGTTGTATGTTTTCCggtttttgtttgtgcagACAATGGGGTCCTCACAGTTTCAGGGATCTGATTCGAGCCATCCTAGTGATCACCGCTTATCCAATTAACAGAACAGAACAAGCTCAAGAGTTGCTACTTTCATATCTTTAAAATAGTGGAATGTTTTGTATGTACAGAAATAGGAAAGGTCTAAAGTGTGGAACTGGCTTTGAGGTAAACTCTTACTCTGATTGGATTTGCTTGTATTTATACCGGaatcataatataaatatatgattaatgtATTCACATTCTCTAATCTTCTTTTAGACTTGTAGTTACCATTCAAAAGTCATGGACAACCTTCGTTAACCTTGAGGGCCACTGAGAGACAACCTTGGACTTGGTCACTGGCTCACTTAGCAATATTCAGTTATTCACTCTGTTGTATATAACTCACCAATTAAATTCAAACAACTAATTCAAAACATTATACTATAgcttttcattaaaaaaattccaaaacattcatttaattatataaaccaAAGAACAGCTTTTAAGACTTAAAATATTTCCTAAGTATCCAACAAGTCAATACagattttttaagaaaactaaaccattttttcaactttacaacaaaaacaccAACTGTTACAAAAAAACTCTCGAATTTCCTATTTCTCCAGCCTTATGACAAAGATATcagattaataaaatttagaattcattactttttcttcatttttaaaattatctaCATACTATTTATTTCTCTCCATTTTATTCagtgagaaaataaaattacaaatgcctgaacacaaaaataaataaaattagaataatCAGTTTCCTCTAGAGGATATTCTTCgtcacaaaattaaaaaaaaaaagagtaggAGAAGAGGGAAGCGACTAGCACCTTTTGTAGTTTTCCGTTTATTTTCTGTATAAGGCGGGTGATTTCGGCTCCTTCATCGGAAATTATGAGCAACGTTATCGGCGATCGCACTGAAGACGGCCTTTCCACCGCCGCTGCGGCCTCTGGCTCTACGGCTGTCCAGAGTTCTCCTCCCACTGATCGTCCTGTCCGCGTCTACGCCGATGGGATCTACGATCTTTTCCACTTTGGTCATGCTCGATCTCTCGAACAAGCCAAATTAGCGTTAGTATTTCTTATCTCTTAGAGATGATTGTCCTGATTTTCATCTCTAATTCGACTTTTTTTTACCGTCGCGTGCTCAATTTTCGCCGTTCCAGTGTCATTTTTCTCTGATCTGTTGAGTCTGGTTCATTGTAAGTTGTACAGTTTTTGTTTAGGTCGAGAGACATATCTTCCTTATTAGATAGTCTCGGTGATTGATTGGTCTGTATTGATTGAAATCTGTGATGTGCAAGGTCTTGTCGCGTATGATTTTAGTGAATCCCTTTCTAAATGTTGAAATTTGCAATAGCTGATACTGTTTCTGGATATATGTTCTTGACGAatgttttcgattttttattattttgaggAGGTATGAGAGAAATTGACTTCTGGTTTCGTGTTCTTATGGTGTTGCTATGATTGTGCCGTTTCTTAATCGGCCGAGCAGGTTTCCAAACAACACTTACCTTCTTGTTGGATGTTGCAATGATGAGACTACCCATAAGTACAAGGGAAGGACTGTAATGACTGCAGAAGAGCGATATGAATCACTTCGACATTGCAAGtaattgttttctcttatgtTCTGTTGAATGTGTTAGTAGAAAAACCCATGGAAGTGGCAGTGAGTGGAATTTTAGAACacgttttttttatcatgcaGGTGGGTGGATGAAGTCATCCCTGATGCACCATGGGTGGTCAACCAGGAGTTTCTTGACAAGCACCAGATTGACTATGTTGCCCACGATTCTCTTCCGTAAGAACATGTGTCTCTTgtgttagtttttatttagttttaaaaaatggtgaaaacttagttttgtagtttttacCTTTCACGACGTGCTTGTTGTTAGTTTAGCTCTTTTCTTACAAATGATTTTAGAACTACAATAACCTTCTTTGTATAATTCTCATGCACAGCTATGCTGATTCAAGCGGAGCTGGAAAGGATGTCTATGAATTTGTGAGTCGGAAGAATTTTCATACTCCTGCTTTTGACACTTTCATAGTTCTGTTGTAACTGAGCATCTGTTGCAGGTTAAGAAAGTTGGGAGGTTTAAGGAAACACAGCGAACTGAAGGAATATCGACCTCGGATATAATAATGAGAATAGTGAAAGATTACAATCAGTATGTCATGCGTAACTTGGATAGAGGATACTCAAGGGAAGATCTTGGAGTTAGCTTTGTCAAGGCATGtcatcattttcttatctctaCAATTTTGTcctttctcaaaaaaaattcacttgTAAGAATCAACTTTGGATTTGTCGATTTGCAACAGGAAAAGAGACTTAGAGTTAATATGAGGCTAAAGAAACTCCAGGAGAGGgtcaaagaacaacaagaaagaGTGGGAGAAAAGGCATGTCTTCTCTCAACTTCATTTTGCTTAATTGATCATTAGTTCATCACAAGTCCATCATTTGGACTGTATTGCATTCAATCAAATAAAGCTGTTCATCATAAGTTACAAGGagaaataactaaattttaggTCTTGTCTCTGCCTATTCATTCACATCTCCGCTTGATCTTGTACCTTTGACTATTTAGCGACTGTTTGGAAACCACTCTTAATGTGTCACGTTTTGGAGTCTAACTTGTCCTTAATTTGAACCTCGTTCACTTCTTTTAGGACTTTAATACTCTGTTTGGTTAGTAGCCTCTAGGCAGAAAACATTTGTATGTAttgcttttattttgtgtCTTCTTGTTGTGATTATTGGGTTATAGAATTGCATCACAAAGTGATGCTTGTTAATCCGCTGTAGTAGTGCCAGGCGATATCATGTTATATAATCTCATCTCGGTAGTAGCAGCCTTATCTCGTGTATCCGCTGCGCTTGAAACCTCCATGCAGTTTCATGCTTTAGCTAGTAATATGATATCTGATGAGACTAAGTTCATATGTGATTCTGAAAAAGCTGATTTTGTAGAAGTTTCTTATAATGCTCCTTCCTCTGTTGTTGTTAAACCCGGTTTTTCCAGATCCAAACTGTAAAAATGCTGCGCAACGAGTGGGTAGAGAATGCAGATCGATGGGTCGCTGGATTTcttgaaatatttgaagaagGTTGCCATAAGATGGTAAGTTCAATCTTGAAGACACATACAGTGCTTCAAAAATCTACTAATATTCATGACTATGTTCTGTATAACCTTGATTAAACTTGACAAATGCGTAAAATGTTAACAGGGAACTGCAATCGTAGACAGTATCCAAGAAAGGTTAATGAGACAAAAGTCGGCAGAGAGGCTGGAGAACGGTCAGGATGATGACACAGACGACCAGTTCTATGAAGAATACTTCGATCATGACATGGGTAGtgacgatgatgaagatgaaaaattcTACGACGAGGAAGAagtaaaggaagaagagacagagaaaacTGTTATGACGGATGCTAAAGACAACAAGTAAGAACAAATTTGGCTTGCAGAAACCTCAGATTAGCTCTACTTATGGCCACTTCTACTAAACTCCCTTAAGCCTCGCACTCTCTCTCGAAATTCATCTACTTAACATATAATACCAATGtttagaaagagagagtgtgtgatgtgtttgtttgtgtgtgttgaaCAAACGAACGTGCGTGGTTGTCTTTGGTGAGTTGGTCTcatctttgttgatttttgaatgcgcatgtatttttttcttctttttcatgaCGGGCAAAGTGTTATGAAGTACAATGCAATTGTCTAAAACAGGATAAGTCAATGGTTCGTGTGTGCCATAAAGTAAACATCGCTGTGTACATCTTCCATGTTCCAAACTCAACTCGTTTTCTTCAAATATTGAAATACAAATTGGTCAAAAGTCggttcttattttttttttaattcacaTTTTTAGTTTGCAGTTTTAATAGATTACAAATCACATTTTGTGCTATTTCCAATTCCATGAGCCGGCCAAGAATGTGAGTAAAAGGCAGATAAAGCAAAGGATAGCCGATTGCTTTAAAGATGTCTTTGGTAACTAGTTCGAAATTCTCTGTCCACTCGAAGACTCCACAACTCTCCTCTCAAATGTCAGCTAATCAAGTCCTACACAACTATACAAAAAGGCAATTAATTAGTAGAAAATAAAGATTGGAGGTTTAGCTTCTCCCATACATAAGTACCTTTATGAATCACTAAGCTCAGGGTTTATATGATAACCATTGCTGATCTGTGTAAAGAGAAGTTGATGAATTACTACGTGAGTGTTGTTAACCAACTCTCTTTACATATTAGGACCGTGCTTGTCAGGCCAATGGTTTTCACTTCGAAAAATTGCTTCCGATATCAAACTATGTGTACATTATTGGTGGACTGTGGACATAACTTAAACGCATAATTTTATTGTGTAcctttaaaataaacaatagattacacatatatatatggcaAATATTTGAACATTAGATGTCaagagaaaagtaaaacatgTCATGATTACACCatctttgttattatttagAGTGATTCTCACTAAATCTTAGGCGGTTAGCAACCGCcatagttttcaaaatctcattCTATCGGGATTAAATCTGTTTTTGGTgactatatataaacattggTCGAATTTTTAGGTAAGTAAAATCAGAGTTATATTGAAAAGAATCAtgaaattaaattacaaaCCAAAGTAGAACccatgttttgcttttttctttaatttgacTTTACCAACGTCGAGTTTCAGAGAAacttaaagaaacaaatgcaGAAGCAAAAACTTAAACGGCAAAATTGTAAGACCCCAAATTACTTATTAGAAAAAGAATATGTATATGTTACCTTCACCAGTGCAACTCATATCACTAGACAACTAAGACCCCGacgaaagaaaaagtttttaatatcAAGATTCATTTTCTTACAGTAATATCAAgactttttcatcttttagaCTACAACTTTGAATACATTGAAGAAAACTACAATAAGATTGAGAAAAATTATGTTTctctaagaaataaaaaagtaagatatatattaagGTTAATTTGGAACTGTAttattttgaatcaaaaagaaactcaaaaagtGTGAAACTCAAAATTAAGTCTCCTCATATAATTTGAAACTCAAAATGAACTAAAAGTAAACCATTAAATGATGTATGTATCCTCAAAcaatttttgaaacaatttaaaatttatctaCGTTACTATAAGGATAGAAGAGTACATATACTTACTTAAAAgtgttatatttaaaatttataaatgtgctaaaaggaagaaagataGAGCATCCCTATATATAACTGCAACATTTATGGACTATCTTTTATGAAAACTTAGGCTCACCACACTTCTTTGTAtacaaattgtatcatttatacatttatgaaaaattaatttggATGTATTCATGTATAGATTGTCAAATTAATTTGTACACccacattttaaatatatgcTAATATTAGGATAAGTATTCTGCATTTTAAATATCTAATGGCAATACAAAGTTTAGTTAGTAAAGtcaaaatagttaattatttttttctataacataataatttgaaaaatgtattatgtaatttgataatttgtacattaattttattagtatAAAGACAAATAAGTTAGATTAAATACTTATAgaatttgttgacaaaaaaattaacaatattaaacgAAAATGACAGGATAATCTGTATCCAGAAAGATGATGTGTATACATAACTGCGTCAAGACGGATATTGTATGAATATATGTAATAGAACattaagaatcaaataaaaagatgtAAGCATATGAAGATGTAAAAAATGAGTCATAGTATCGACATATTTAGAGTTTGACTTGATATGTTTAAGCTTCATTACCATTATTTTTCTCTAGCTAAGAGAGGAGTCAACTTGTGTGCTACATAGGTCCGTACATTTTATGTCGACATTCTTTCGCcattctttttgaaaaaagaaaaaggaaatattcTTTGTCTTATATCTTTTCATCTTTTcgatttcttaattatttaaaaatagtatCGTAAACCAGGGTACTCGTGACGACGTGTCTGAATCAGTCTAGTTTGAATTAATATAATGAAAAACTAATCACTATGAAGCAAACGATATTaatttactctcttttttttcataatagtCGCTCTCGACTACGTTTACGATGCCCACATTTTCCTTTgagaacatatattaatttgtagtCACTATGAAAATTAATACTGTTACATAGAAGACATATAGAATTCCACTTTAACTTGAGTTCCACAAgagcaaaaaataatatttctcctttttacaagatttaatttttctatgagactatattttcaacataattttgtgatatatgacttaaataaattaattttgatttcatataCTAATTATATGAACTGgataaacattttaattacGTCATAATATCATATGTCATGCTTCCAGTTAATCGTTATCGGAGGCTTCGGCCCATGTTGTCTGAAAACCCAAGCCATATCAATCATTTCTTCATACAAACTAAAATTCCTTCAATTGGAGAAGGGATATGAAAATAAGAGAACAatccaacaaacaaacacttaCAAAAAGATTTAGAGACATTTCCTCCAGATCAATACTCAATTACTCACCAAAATTTTGAACGATATATACTTCTGAACTAAACATGTTATACGCATCTCTCACTCATTAAAAGCTTTCCCAATATCATATTAATCCCGGGATACTTTGACCATTTATTCATGTCGCATGGACAACTAGTTAAGAGTACATCGAGACATTGTATGAGAATATCAGTGTCCCCAAATCTCTGCCAACTCCACCCTGGAGAAGGGACATCACGTCGGCAAGATTAAACGATTACTGGTCGTACACAGATTCAACCTTACCTAACGCATGAACAAACCCTCCAGTGAGAAAAAGACGCATCACCCCATTTACAATTATCCTCGCGCGGACTAATCCCAAGTCGAGGACGCAACTAAAGCTCTGAGACTCATGATGAGTTTCCTATTTCATACCCAAACGATATAGTAATATCAAATTATTgctatattaattaaattaaacaattcgTTCAAGTTGACTTTCATTAGATATGATCAGATTTGTCTCTTATGAATCGTAACTAATAATGCgcattattatataaaacaagtTTAAATACATGGTATACTTCCTAAAAAATTACGTATTGAGTTTGAATTAATTTTACCATCAAGATCTCGTGAAGATAAAAGGGCAAAACGAGATACAAAATCATTAGTtgaatattttagtttttgttagtttaagAAGTTCAATATCTTATTAACGAATGACCAAACGAACAAAATTAATACTACCACAcatttttatatgatattaataTACGTATATATACATTCAGTACTTCCATTACCATACCaagcttttctcttcttttcatcatcaagaatCCAACCTATCCGGTTCATAAAAGccctaattttaaaataagataGAGATTATGAAGACTAAGAACGTGAAactcttattcttcttcttctccgtctccCTCCTTCTCATCGCCGTCGTCAACGCCGCCGAAGGCCATTCACATGGTGGACCAAAATGTGAATGCTCACACGAAGACGACCATGAAAACAAAGCCGGAGCTCGGAAATACAAGATCGCCGCAATTCCTACAGTTCTAATAGCCGGCATAATCGGAGTTCTTTTCCCTTTGTTAGGCAAAGTCTTCCCTTCTTTGCGTCCAgaaacatgtttcttcttcgtcacGAAAGCTTTCGCAGCCGGAGTTATCTTGGCTACCGGATTTATGCATGTCTTGCCTGAGGCTTACGAGATGCTTAACTCTCCATGTTTGACATCTGAAGCATGGGAATTTCCGTTCACCGGATTTATTGCGATGATTGCTGCGATCTTGACGTTATCCGTTGATACATTTGCCACTTCGAGTTTCTATAAATCGCATTGCAAAGCGTCTAAGAGGGTCAGTGATGGAGAAACCGGCGAGTCCTCCGTTGACTCCGAGAAGGTCCAAATTCTCCGGACTAGAGTTATTGCACAGGTTTGTTGAGCTCCACGTTTTAACAATCAtagattttgagtttgttgaGCTCCACCTTTAACTATCATcatagagttttttttagtttaaatatatatattttatagagaaaacaaaacgtaGCATTCATTGtataaacgttttttgtttgaatataattttacattctttcaaaaaaaagaaaaaaaaacgttttgattttttggaacaaaagaaatgaattgaTATGTGGAAGATAGTCGTGCAGTTccatttcaatttcaatggttatatatactaatactAAGAATCGAACATAATTGTAAATGGAAACAAGCAATGATAACATTTAGGAAACTTTAAAggatttttgataaaaataaaagaggcaaaatattttgttgtttatttattgaaaaaaacataacaaatgcATAATCACGTAATGACGTTGCAGAACGAAAATTTGCagaataaatttttttaaaataaaatgttgcaTGCACaacatttctttaatttgtgaATGAATATgttatttctatttaattctatttttaacgttaaaataaaaatgcgaaaaatgaaaaatcagaTCCatacacaaattaaataaattttatgtgCATGCATATGTAGTTTTTgactttaattatattatattttctctagagaaagaaaaaccctaCTACAAATTCATGCATTTGccagattttattttcttgtcgACGCGGTGAATTAGATTCGGACATGTGAATGTGAGATTTGATTCTTTAGAAACCGTCACATGTTATTTATAAGTACCGAAATTCcaaattaaaacttttcaTATGATTAGCTTttaacaaatcatattttaaatataagattaaaaaagaCTAAGTCCATTATTTGGAATGCAATCGAACACATGGcgtaattttcttttgtccgaaatctaatataaaaaaaaagaacaaaaagtgTAATGTAACATTTGAAATTACCTCATGACTGATAttcttgtgtttatatattataaactcTAAAAATAGGTATTGGAGTTGGGAATAATAGTACACTCAGTGGTAATAGGAATATCACTAGGAGCTTCACAGAGCCCAGATGCTGCAAAAGCTCTGTTTATTGCCTTAATGTTTCATCAATGCTTCGAAGGTCTAGGCCTTGGTGGTTGTATTGCTCAGGTATATTTCCTCTTCTCTATATTCATTATTTACTCCTTTAATGAAAGCTCTATTTCCGATATAATTAAACTCAGTATTGCATAGTTTTCAACTTTAACTGGTTCCTAAATTGATtccttttgaaagaaaaaaaaatcgttgaTGGTATAGGTATGTAAAATAACTTGTCAAATAGCAAgcaaaatctataaaaaatgtacattttgtattattaaaaaaacccACATTAAAAACTGATGACATCgataataataaattgaaatgTTGGTCTACAAAAtactgaaaatatttttttgttgcaggGAAAATTCAAGTGTTTGTCAGTAACAATCATGTCGACGTTCTTCGCAATAACGACACCGATAGGAATCGTTGTGGGAATGGGAATAGCAAATTCTTACGATGAGTCTTCACCAACGGCTCTGATCGTTCAAGGAGTTTTGAACGCTGCATCCGCAGGCATTCTCATCTACATGTCTTTGGTTGACCTTCTCGCAGCAGATTTCACGCACCCTAAAATGCAATCCAATACTGGGCTTCAAATTATGGCCCATATTGCTCTCCTTCTTGGTGCTGGCCTCATGTCTCTATTGGCTAAATGGGCTTGATAGCTCTTTAATTCAACTCTTCTAGTTTTTGCTCATGGCCTTTTATGGCCACCTTGAATTCGAattatttgttcttattttccCCCTTTTCAATGATATTTTTGAGATCTCTATTTTCTGAAACACTTCATGTACTCATGTTTAACATTATTACAATTGTGTATATTGATCAGTGTCCAAGGAAAGTAACGAGCCTTGATTTGTTGCTTGCTTGCGTGATTTGTGATAATCTATTATGTATGtattttgtgttatatattatctttatCTTAGAAAAAGattacacataaaaaaattattgtttagggcaaataaattcatttttctatattaagAAGTTAATATCGCTTTGCTAAGCAGATAATATCATACTAACACGAAGAGTTATATTGGgcttatatattataaaactattttctaattttccaATGTGGATCACATGTATATTGTACAAGAAGTCATTAAACTCATACatcttttcattgttttcattattttaaaatttactgtgtatatataattggATCTTTACTGGCTTCGACAAAGACAACATCCCCAAGTACACAAAATCTCATACTCCTCTGAGCATTCATATCTAGTTGTTCATTGACGTTAATTTATAAAGGaatcttatttataaacatatggCAATATGGCATCAATTTTCATtaatgttatgtttttgaaaCACGACTTTTGTAAGTTGTCCAACTTTAAAAGTAATAACTAAAAACATACAAGAGTTTAACTTATTAATAATAGATAAACCGTATCAGTGTGTAGAAAGTAAAATTTCGTTTGAAAAAGATCCAACAGATTCATTAACACAAACAGTTTTGAAAGGCTCATTTAACataacttaataaaaaaagcattaaataaacctaaaataaaactataccagaaagtaaataaatgtgCAGAAACTGTTAAATGGATCCTCataacttgtttttgtttcagttaTAAAAACTTCAGTATataataaaccctaaatccttcTGTCGCTGAACCCAAAATTCAAGTAAActatttagatttttgttctAATCATTTTTCTCAAGTTTGAAATGATTTTCTCTATATTTAGTCATTGTTATCGTTCCAATGCTGTGGATCGAGAGGAATCATCGACGATTGATCAGCGATTGCTGGCTCCTCAGTCAGGACGACGCACGAGTGAGGATTCCACACGTTGGCAACCGTCTTTATATCCCATCTCGGAGGACGTCGGGGAGAGTGATCGCTCAACGGCCAAGGTCTCAGTCGTACGTGGGAAATCAAAGACCAAAAAGTTGGTTTTATTCAGCTACAAAATCAAGAGAGCCTGGTTAGTCCTCACGTATATATTAGATGGTTTCCGtctatctttttattattttcataaatttcatattagctggttagaaaaaataatacatatgtTAGATGTCtttctattaaaattataGACATTGTCTTTGCTGGAtttactaaatatattttgttgaatttgtcTAACAGGAACATTGCAATGTCAACGAATTTAAGAGCCTCGCCGGGGTTGTCTCCTTGTCCGGTTATGTGTCGAACTGTATAATTTTCTTCCCTTATATATGCATTGCGAAAGAAAATTGCATATGatgtaaattattatttttctaaattttctttcaaatcgTAAAAAAAGGAATTGGATATGCGATTATCCATTTTCATGTTGTTGAGCGTGTTTGAAGTTAAAAAGTTTAGTGACAGCAAAGTGCAAACTAAACAATAATTCTTGAAGTGGGTTTTACATAAACCATGAGTACTTGTTGGTTTATCTGTTTTAGATTCGACACAACAATATCTTGGTATCCTCTATGCGTGTTCAAAAAATATACCCTAAAAACAAATCGGTACGGAAAAGACCGTTGCTTTTTGTGTCTTCTATATTTCGAaaccttcttttttgtaaTCTTATTACAGATGAGTcgatgacaaaacaaaaccatcaaaaacAGTAGCGGCTCATACTAATTTTTTAGTGGATTTAAAAAAGTActtttaacattaaaacaatatttaaattttggtcctcaaatttagttaaaatatttttttggccATACGCATTTGCTCCACTTACACTACTGAAGAACCGCCCCTGATCAAAATATATCAACATATTATTCGAACAAATTCACTACCTTCATGTTTAACCATT
It encodes the following:
- the CCT1 gene encoding phosphorylcholine cytidylyltransferase (phosphorylcholine cytidylyltransferase (CCT1); CONTAINS InterPro DOMAIN/s: Rossmann-like alpha/beta/alpha sandwich fold (InterPro:IPR014729), Cytidyltransferase-related (InterPro:IPR004821), Cytidylyltransferase (InterPro:IPR004820); BEST Arabidopsis thaliana protein match is: phosphorylcholine cytidylyltransferase2 (TAIR:AT4G15130.1); Has 2466 Blast hits to 2109 proteins in 632 species: Archae - 27; Bacteria - 791; Metazoa - 538; Fungi - 333; Plants - 250; Viruses - 5; Other Eukaryotes - 522 (source: NCBI BLink).) — translated: MSNVIGDRTEDGLSTAAAASGSTAVQSSPPTDRPVRVYADGIYDLFHFGHARSLEQAKLAFPNNTYLLVGCCNDETTHKYKGRTVMTAEERYESLRHCKWVDEVIPDAPWVVNQEFLDKHQIDYVAHDSLPYADSSGAGKDVYEFVKKVGRFKETQRTEGISTSDIIMRIVKDYNQYVMRNLDRGYSREDLGVSFVKEKRLRVNMRLKKLQERVKEQQERVGEKIQTVKMLRNEWVENADRWVAGFLEIFEEGCHKMGTAIVDSIQERLMRQKSAERLENGQDDDTDDQFYEEYFDHDMGSDDDEDEKFYDEEEVKEEETEKTVMTDAKDNK
- the CCT1 gene encoding phosphorylcholine cytidylyltransferase, yielding MIVPFLNRPSRFPNNTYLLVGCCNDETTHKYKGRTVMTAEERYESLRHCKWVDEVIPDAPWVVNQEFLDKHQIDYVAHDSLPYADSSGAGKDVYEFVKKVGRFKETQRTEGISTSDIIMRIVKDYNQYVMRNLDRGYSREDLGVSFVKEKRLRVNMRLKKLQERVKEQQERVGEKIQTVKMLRNEWVENADRWVAGFLEIFEEGCHKMGTAIVDSIQERLMRQKSAERLENGQDDDTDDQFYEEYFDHDMGSDDDEDEKFYDEEEVKEEETEKTVMTDAKDNK
- the ZIP3 gene encoding zinc transporter 3 precursor (zinc transporter 3 precursor (ZIP3); FUNCTIONS IN: zinc ion transmembrane transporter activity; INVOLVED IN: zinc ion transport; LOCATED IN: endomembrane system, integral to membrane, membrane; EXPRESSED IN: root; CONTAINS InterPro DOMAIN/s: Zinc/iron permease, fungal/plant (InterPro:IPR004698), Zinc/iron permease (InterPro:IPR003689); BEST Arabidopsis thaliana protein match is: zinc transporter 5 precursor (TAIR:AT1G05300.1); Has 2134 Blast hits to 1919 proteins in 341 species: Archae - 2; Bacteria - 237; Metazoa - 455; Fungi - 672; Plants - 540; Viruses - 0; Other Eukaryotes - 228 (source: NCBI BLink).), coding for MKTKNVKLLFFFFSVSLLLIAVVNAAEGHSHGGPKCECSHEDDHENKAGARKYKIAAIPTVLIAGIIGVLFPLLGKVFPSLRPETCFFFVTKAFAAGVILATGFMHVLPEAYEMLNSPCLTSEAWEFPFTGFIAMIAAILTLSVDTFATSSFYKSHCKASKRVSDGETGESSVDSEKVQILRTRVIAQVLELGIIVHSVVIGISLGASQSPDAAKALFIALMFHQCFEGLGLGGCIAQGKFKCLSVTIMSTFFAITTPIGIVVGMGIANSYDESSPTALIVQGVLNAASAGILIYMSLVDLLAADFTHPKMQSNTGLQIMAHIALLLGAGLMSLLAKWA